One genomic window of Salvia miltiorrhiza cultivar Shanhuang (shh) chromosome 4, IMPLAD_Smil_shh, whole genome shotgun sequence includes the following:
- the LOC131023767 gene encoding aminodeoxychorismate synthase, chloroplastic: MGFTLFSSSKEISFSCLESISQNRNWKHVLPKTFSRLGELNREEKGDGVVKKGSVSSHLVRGHLEGSFVWKKQLKEASSKLDFVRTLLIDNYDSYTYNIYQELSVINGLPPVVIRNDEWSWEEVFHYLYEEKLFDNIVISPGPGSPTCAADIGICLRLLLECSDIPILGVCLGHQALGYVHGARIIHAPEPIHGRLSDIEHNASELFNEIPSGQNSGFKVVRYHSLVIDPSSLPKKLVPIAWTSSHETIPFLGLQNLDSCLDGFERRGDLKFFAKSVSTKSEMQTSNILMGIMHSSRPHYGLQFHPESVATCHGRQIFKNFVEITKDHWSQLRSSSESMRDVYCSARMQVPTVNQLFQDVARSKHLMNGFGNLKHASLCNLMKSSSHSRFAKYLKLQWRKLECSANQVGGAGSIFSELFGSHRAENTFWLDSSSTEMNRARFSFMGGKGGSLWKQVTFRLSNKSGGDTSFTHGGYMSVEDREGSITNTYLQKGFFDFLDQELKSICYDAADFDGLPFDFYGGYIGYIGYDLKVECGASLSRHKSSTPDACLFFTDNLVVIDHHCDDVYVMSLHDEGTGTTSWMDEVEQKVLHMKPHRRPTKPISVASAGFSPTQGFSAEKSRQQYITDVEKCQKFIRDGDSYELCLTTQMRRSVGELHSLTLYLEMREKNPAPYAAWLSFPKEKLCICCSSPERFLRLDRDGVVEAKPIKGTVARGASPEVDELLKQQLQYSEKDQAENLMIVDLLRNDLGRVCEPGSVHVPHLMEVESYATVHTMVSTIRGQKQPDASAVDCVRAAFPGGSMTGAPKLRSMEILDSLETSSRGVYSGCIGYFSYNQTFDLNIVIRSVVIHEGEASIGAGGAITALSNPSDEYEEMVLKTRAPTKAVMEYQNSILSIDDEP; this comes from the exons ATGGGTTTTACTTTGTTTTCGTCTTCAAAGGAGATTTCATTTTCTTGCTTAGAGAGCATTTCTCAGAACAGGAATTGGAAACATGTTTTGCCCAAGACTTTCAGTCGACTCGGTGAGCTGAACAGAGAGGAAAAAGGTGATGGTGTTGTGAAGAAGGGGTCTGTGTCGAGTCATTTAGTACGAGGACACTTGGAAGGGTCGTTTGTCTGGAAGAAACAGCTCAAAGAAGCATCATCGAAGCTGGATTTTGTACGCACGTTGCTGATTGATAACTATGATAGTTACACGTATAACATTTATCAAGAGTTATCCGTCATTAATGGAT TGCCACCGGTGGTGATCCGTAATGATGAGTGGTCATGGGAAGAAGTTTTCCACTACCTGTATGAAGAAAAGCTATTTGACAACATCGTGATATCTCCTGGCCCTGGTTCTCCAACCTGTGCTGCTGATATAG GAATATGCCTCAGGCTACTGCTTGAATGCAGTGACATCCCAATTCTAGGTGTTTGCCTGGGCCATCAG GCTTTAGGTTATGTGCATGGTGCTCGGATCATCCACGCCCCCGAACCTATTCATGGACGGCTAAG TGATATCGAGCATAATGCTAGTGAACTATTTAATGAGATTCCTTCTGGACAAAATTCAGGATTTAAG GTGGTCCGGTACCATTCTCTCGTGATAGACCCAAGCTCACTTCCAAAAAAACTTGTACCTATAGCCTGGACATCATCCCACGAAACAATCCCATTTCTTGGACTCCAAAATCTTGATTCCTGCCTTGATGGTTTTGAGAGACGAGGTGACCTGAAATTTTTTGCTAAATCTGTATCTACGAAGTCAGAGATGCAGACTAGCAATATTCTTATGGGCATTATGCACTCTAGTAGACCTCATTATGGCCTGCAG TTTCATCCAGAGAGTGTTGCTACTTGCCATGGGAGGCAAATATTCAAAAATTTCGTAGAGATCACAAAAGACCACTGGTCTCAATTGAGATCATCCTCGGAAAGCATGAGGGACGTTTATTGTTCTG CGCGCATGCAGGTTCCTACGGTAAATCAACTATTCCAAGATGTAGCGAGGAGCAAGCATTTGATGAATGGATTTGGTAACCTGAAGCATGCCAGCCTCTGCAACTTAATGAAGTCATCATCACACTCGAGATTTGCAAAATATTTGAAGTTGCAATGGAGAAAACTCGAGTGTTCTGCCAACCAAGTTGGTGGTGCAGGAAGCATATTCTCCGAGCTGTTTGGAAGCCATCGTGCTGAAAACACATTTTGGCTGGATAGTTCCTCGACTGAGATG AACAGAGCTCGCTTTTCATTTATGGGGGGCAAAGGTGGATCACTATGGAAACAAGTGACATTTAGATTGTCGAATAAGAG TGGCGGTGATACGTCATTTACTCATGGAGGCTATATGTCAGTTGAAGATCGCGAGGGCTCTATTACAAACACTTATTTGCAGAAAGGATTTTTCGACTTTCTGGATCAG GAGCTCAAATCAATCTGCTACGATGCTGCAGATTTTGATGGACTGCCTTTCGATTTTTATGGTGGCTATATTGGTTACATTGG GTATGATCTTAAAGTCGAATGTGGCGCGTCTCTGAGTCGCCACAAGTCGAGCACCCCCGATGCTTGCCTTTTCTTCACGGACAATCTAGTCGTGATAGATCATCACTGCGATGATGTTTATGTCATGTCCTTACACGATGAAGGCACGGGCACGACTTCATGGATGGACGAGGTTGAGCAGAAGGTGCTCCACATGAAACCCCATCGTCGTCCAACAAAGCCCATCTCTGTTGCATCAGCAGGTTTCTCCCCAACACAAGGATTCTCAGCTGAGAAATCAAGGCAGCAGTACATCACGGACGTCGAGAAATGCCAGAAGTTCATCAGAGACGGCGACAGCTACGAGCTGTGTCTCACTACGCAGATGAGGAGAAGCGTGGGCGAGCTGCATTCCCTCACGCTTTATCTAGAGATGCGCGAGAAAAATCCAGCTCCCTATGCCGCGTGGCTTAGCTTTCCTAAAGAGAAGTTGTGCATCTGCTGTTCCTCACCCGAGAGGTTCCTGCGTTTGGATAGGGATGGCGTGGTGGAAGCGAAGCCGATCAAGGGAACCGTAGCTCGTGGAGCCTCTCCGGAGGTGGATGAGCTGCTCAAGCAACAGCTGCAGTACAG CGAGAAGGACCAGGCCGAAAACCTGATGATCGTGGATCTTCTGAGGAACGATCTGGGACGCGTGTGTGAGCCCGGCTCTGTGCACGTGCCTCATCTCATGGAGGTCGAGTCCTACGCCACTGTCCACACGATGGTGAGCACGATACGGGGGCAGAAGCAGCCTGACGCCAGCGCGGTCGACTGTGTTCGTGCTGCGTTCCCCGGTGGCTCGATGACAGGTGCACCGAAGTTGAGATCGATGGAGATTCTTGATTCCTTGGAGACCAGCTCCCGGGGCGTCTACTCTGGGTGCATAGGGTACTTCTCTTACAACCAGACGTTCGACCTCAACATTGTCATCAGAAGTGTCGTCATCCACGAAGGCGAGGCCTCCATAGGAGCCGGAGGTGCCATCACGGCTCTCTCGAATCCATCCGACGAGTACGAGGAAATGGTGCTCAAAACCAGAGCACCAACCAAAGCTGTTATGGAGTATCAGAACAGCATTCTCTCTATAGATGATGAGCCATAG
- the LOC131023512 gene encoding vacuolar iron transporter homolog 2-like — MAEIKLPVAEDECRRTSLVRAQWLRAAILGANDGLLSTTSLMLGVGAAKEDRSLMIVSGIAGAVAGACSMAVGEFVSVSTQRDIEKMSLNKSNVECEDVKIQESPAAPSPARSPFMKALAMRGDEAEVEETLPNPYKAAGASALAFLCGSLVPIATALVFSKQRTRCVAIVVVTTLALLVFGGAGARIGGSPVRISALRVLVGGWISMAVTYGLLKPLDKDHD; from the coding sequence ATGGCTGAAATCAAGCTCCCCGTCGCGGAAGACGAATGCCGGAGGACTAGCCTTGTGCGCGCCCAATGGCTCAGAGCAGCCATTCTCGGGGCTAACGACGGCCTCCTCTCCACCACCTCCCTCATGCTAGGTGTGGGCGCTGCTAAAGAGGATCGCAGCCTCATGATCGTCTCAGGCATTGCCGGAGCTGTTGCCGGAGCCTGCAGCATGGCCGTGGGAGAATTCGTCTCTGTCTCCACCCAAAGAGACATTGAAAAGATGAGTCTGAACAAGTCCAATGTAGAATGTGAAGATGTCAAGATTCAAGAATCTCCTGCGGCTCCGTCCCCAGCGCGATCCCCCTTCATGAAGGCGTTGGCAATGCGAGGGGATGAGGCCGAGGTGGAGGAGACGCTGCCAAATCCGTACAAGGCTGCTGGAgcgtctgctctggcattcttgTGCGGATCACTTGTCCCTATAGCGACAGCATTGGTATTTTCCAAACAAAGGACGAGGTGCGTCGCCATAGTAGTTGTCACCACTCTGGCTCTGCTCGTTTTCGGTGGGGCCGGGGCTCGGATCGGCGGCTCCCCGGTTCGGATATCAGCCCTCAGAGTTCTAGTTGGAGGTTGGATTTCGATGGCTGTCACCTACGGATTGCTCAAGCCTTTGGACAAAGACCATGACTAA
- the LOC131023768 gene encoding uncharacterized protein LOC131023768 yields MAALASSLHLSAPLFNLCSSSSSRAKAHSKKQNLKQIHLRVRCKGKDDEDPSVPAWARPGSKEPPPWARQEAQKDTSGFEVPFYVYLIASSITAIAAIGSVFEYVNEKPVFGVLSSDSIFYAPVLGFFVFTGIPSSAFLWYKSVEAANKEAEEQDRRDGFL; encoded by the exons ATGGCCGCATTAGCCTCTTCTCTCCATTTATCAGCACCACTATTCAACTTATGTAGCAGTAGCAGTAGCAGGGCGAAAGCTCATTCAAAGAAGCAGAATTTGAAGCAAATTCATCTGAGAGTGAGGTGCAAAGGGAAAGACGATGAAGACCCCTCAGTTCCTGCGTGGGCCCGGCCCGGTTCGAAAGAGCCTCCTCCGTGGGCCCGGCAAGAAGCCCAGAAAGACACCTCGGGCTTTGAGGTTCCGTTCTACGTTTACTTGATCGCATCCAGCATCACCGCCATTGCTGCG ATTGGATCTGTTTTTGAGTACGTGAATGAGAAGCCAGTTTTTGGAGTATTGAGTTCAGACAGCATATTTTATGCTCCAGTGCTGGGATTCTTCGTATTCACCGGCATCCCCTCTTCT GCATTTCTTTGGTACAAATCCGTTGAAGCCGCTAATAAAGAGGCGGAGGAACAAGATCGGAGGGATGGATTTCTCTGA